One segment of Pseudomonadota bacterium DNA contains the following:
- a CDS encoding acetyl-CoA carboxylase carboxyltransferase subunit alpha, producing the protein MNLKFLDFEQPIAVLEAKIDELRYVIDDPDVDIGEAIASLRDESDRLTASIFSKLSPWQITQLARHPQRPYMLDYAERIFDDFQVLHGDRAYSDDPAIVGGLATFNDRPVMLIGHQKGRETKEKVRRNFGMPRPEGYRKALRLMRMAEKFGLPIFTFIDTPGAYPGVGAEERGQSEAIAQNLKAMATLNTPIVCTVIGEGGSGGALAIGVGDRVLMLGYSVYSVISPEGCASILWKSAEKAETAAEAMGLTADKIMQNGLIDAVVQEPLGGAHRDPDAMAQSVGAKLAEALAEVEALSPAERSAERVRRLAAMGQFQG; encoded by the coding sequence ATGAATCTGAAATTTCTCGATTTCGAACAGCCTATCGCGGTTCTCGAAGCCAAAATTGATGAATTGCGGTATGTGATCGACGATCCCGATGTGGATATTGGTGAAGCGATTGCCAGTCTGCGCGATGAGAGCGACCGTCTCACAGCGTCCATATTCTCCAAGCTGTCGCCGTGGCAAATCACGCAACTCGCGCGGCATCCACAACGGCCCTACATGCTCGATTACGCCGAGCGAATTTTTGACGATTTTCAGGTGTTGCATGGCGACCGCGCCTATTCGGATGATCCGGCCATTGTGGGCGGGCTCGCGACGTTTAACGATCGACCGGTAATGTTAATCGGACACCAAAAGGGACGGGAGACCAAAGAAAAGGTGCGACGTAATTTCGGCATGCCGCGACCGGAGGGGTATCGCAAAGCGCTGCGACTGATGCGTATGGCCGAAAAATTTGGCTTACCCATCTTCACATTCATTGATACGCCGGGCGCCTATCCGGGGGTCGGTGCGGAAGAGCGCGGTCAAAGCGAAGCGATCGCGCAAAATCTTAAGGCGATGGCCACGCTCAACACGCCCATCGTCTGCACGGTAATCGGAGAAGGTGGGTCCGGTGGTGCGTTGGCCATCGGCGTGGGCGATCGAGTGCTGATGCTCGGCTACTCGGTGTATTCTGTGATCAGCCCTGAAGGTTGCGCATCGATTCTCTGGAAGAGCGCCGAGAAAGCCGAAACCGCGGCCGAGGCGATGGGCTTGACCGCAGATAAAATCATGCAAAACGGATTGATCGATGCCGTTGTGCAAGAACCGTTGGGTGGCGCACACCGCGATCCTGACGCCATGGCACAGAGCGTTGGCGCCAAGCTTGCCGAGGCCCTCGCCGAGGTGGAGGCGCTGAGTCCGGCTGAGCGCTCAGCGGAACGCGTGCGACGACTGGCTGCCATGGGGCAGTTCCAGGGTTAA
- the tilS gene encoding tRNA lysidine(34) synthetase TilS — translation MMPITIDAVRTVLARYGIEPPSTVVCAVSGGLDSMVLAHVLKRAGFNVHAVHINHSAQASSDDWARWVTERMQRLEVPVTVSRLAPIVGGNREERWRHARAEIFRDALAANGVLVTAHHLDDQAETLLLQLLRGAGSQGLQGMPERAYLDSTRQHVRPLLAYSRAALALYAKQHRVEWLEDPSNQDESFDRNFIRHSVLPLLETRWQAARTTLARSAALLSEANALAESLARVDIGEGAKVDRLDVSALLHLDDARFANAVRVWIRTLPERLPAQKRLLEALRQWREAGVDRMPSLDLEGGVVQRYRQQLVYVRHEAPPPDWFGEIRGPGSLDLPSSLGQLKLAVAASAASERGILLSSRAGHPVFTVRFRQGGERLRRASGQHQTLKQYLQEHAVPPAHRSRLPLLFIDGELVAVADRWVDARFRPGPHDPPKKVFVLSWLLDATEAAK, via the coding sequence ATGATGCCAATCACGATAGACGCTGTGCGTACAGTGCTTGCGCGCTATGGTATTGAGCCGCCGTCCACAGTCGTCTGTGCCGTCAGTGGCGGATTGGATTCGATGGTGCTGGCGCATGTGCTCAAGCGCGCGGGGTTCAACGTACACGCGGTTCATATTAATCATTCCGCACAGGCATCCTCCGACGACTGGGCACGGTGGGTGACCGAACGCATGCAACGGCTCGAGGTGCCGGTGACGGTGAGTCGGTTGGCCCCCATTGTGGGCGGCAATCGTGAAGAACGTTGGCGCCATGCTCGTGCTGAGATCTTTCGCGATGCGTTGGCAGCCAACGGTGTCCTTGTGACGGCCCATCACTTGGACGATCAGGCGGAAACTCTGTTGTTGCAATTGCTGAGAGGCGCCGGATCTCAGGGCCTGCAGGGCATGCCCGAACGGGCGTATCTCGATAGCACGAGGCAGCACGTACGGCCATTGCTCGCCTACTCTCGAGCCGCGTTAGCGCTCTATGCAAAACAGCATCGTGTCGAGTGGCTGGAAGATCCGTCCAATCAGGACGAATCGTTCGATCGAAATTTCATTCGCCACAGCGTCTTGCCGCTGTTGGAAACGCGTTGGCAGGCCGCGCGTACGACCCTCGCGCGCAGTGCGGCACTGTTGTCCGAGGCCAATGCGCTGGCGGAATCGCTGGCGAGGGTGGATATCGGCGAGGGCGCGAAGGTGGATCGACTCGACGTATCCGCTTTGCTTCACTTGGATGACGCGCGTTTCGCCAACGCGGTGCGTGTGTGGATTCGCACTTTGCCTGAACGATTGCCCGCCCAAAAGCGCCTGCTTGAGGCGCTTCGCCAGTGGCGCGAAGCGGGCGTTGATCGCATGCCGTCGCTCGACCTCGAAGGCGGGGTGGTGCAACGCTACCGGCAGCAGCTTGTGTATGTTCGCCATGAGGCACCGCCACCCGATTGGTTCGGCGAAATTCGCGGTCCCGGTTCGCTCGACCTGCCATCGTCTCTGGGTCAGCTCAAGCTTGCTGTTGCGGCATCCGCCGCGTCCGAACGCGGCATCTTGCTGTCGTCGCGTGCCGGTCATCCAGTGTTCACGGTACGCTTTCGTCAGGGCGGGGAGCGTCTGCGCCGGGCCTCTGGGCAACACCAAACGCTCAAGCAGTACCTTCAAGAACACGCGGTGCCACCGGCGCATCGGTCACGCCTGCCGCTGCTCTTCATTGACGGCGAGCTCGTGGCCGTGGCGGATCGATGGGTCGATGCGCGCTTTCGGCCAGGTCCGCATGACCCTCCGAAAAAAGTGTTTGTTTTATCCTGGCTACTCGACGCGACCGAAGCAGCAAAATAG
- the dnaE gene encoding DNA polymerase III subunit alpha, with protein sequence MIEFVHLRVHSEYSLVDSVVRIKPLMQALSARGMPAVAITDESNLFALVKAYRAAANAGIKMILGADIWVVSDHEDAQAFRMTLLCQNAAGYTRLSELMSKAYLQGQFRGKPRVRREWLTPASCDGLIALSGGYQGELAQSVGDASDFDRRAAGFETLFPGRFYVEVSRTGAPEEEDYLHKVVPLAAARSLPLVATNSVRFIDQDDFEAHEARVCIHEGYTLDDERRPRQTTEAQYLRSPGEMAALFDDLPEALANTVEIARRCNLELTLGKSVLPDFPVPAGETIESHLRNESFNGLTQRIGDHPPIALEQYHQRLDVELEVINNMGFPGYFLIVADFTRWSRENDVPVGPGRGSGAGSLVAFCLGITDLDPLEHDLLFERFLNPERVSMPDFDIDFCMDGRDRVIDYVATRYGRDHVAQIITYGTMAARAVVRDVGRVLGYGYNFVDRIAKLIPFEIGMTLDAALKQDAELKKLYAEDSEVTTLIDLARRLEGLARNAGKHAGGVVIAPSPLTDFTPLYCEEGGANVVTQLDKDDVEAAGLVKFDFLGLRTLTILDWATKTINGLREKSGEKPLDMNTIPMDDPATFDLLKRCATTAVFQLESHGMKDLIKRLQPDRFDDIVALVALFRPGPLQSGMVDDFIKRKHGEEEVVYPHPKLRTILEPTYGVILYQEQVMQIAQVLANYSLGGADILRRAMGKKKPEEMAKQREVFTQGAVEQGVELKTATYIFDLMEKFAGYGFNKSHSAAYALLSYQTAWQKAHYPAAFMAAVLSSDLDNTDKILTLIEDCRDMQLEVLVPNINQGRYQFTVAGDNRIHYGLGGIKGVGKAAVVSMLDVRDAEGPFTSLDDLCQRIDLSSVNKRVLEALIKSGALDTLGDNRATLLANLPEAVKAAEQAASDAAAGQDDLFGGGEVSVDVSRRTFTVSEMVERERLVAEKEALGLWLTGHPVDVYRNELDALVGGDLLQILGPPKPSGSGGYGAKRNVLVGGLVGDFRKRGNRVSFRLEDRSARLEVVLFEDVYERYRHLLQADQVVLVEGGLRYDDFLNDWSLRASRVEELSAARQRYASHVVVLWNQSIAQQSPMFVQDLQSALQRADGPCPVSVEYRGARAAARLALGEQWRVKPTTELLEELAGLVGDNGVKVVYPPGVAKSGGFGNGSSSYTSH encoded by the coding sequence GTGATTGAGTTTGTGCATTTGCGCGTTCACAGCGAGTACTCGCTGGTCGATAGTGTTGTGCGCATCAAGCCTCTTATGCAGGCGCTTTCGGCGCGCGGCATGCCGGCGGTGGCGATCACGGATGAAAGTAATCTGTTTGCCCTGGTGAAAGCCTATCGAGCTGCCGCGAATGCGGGCATCAAGATGATTCTCGGCGCGGACATCTGGGTCGTATCCGATCACGAAGATGCGCAGGCGTTTCGTATGACGCTGCTTTGCCAGAATGCGGCGGGCTATACGCGCTTATCCGAGTTAATGTCCAAGGCGTATCTTCAGGGCCAGTTTCGCGGCAAACCGCGAGTGCGGCGCGAGTGGCTAACCCCGGCATCCTGCGATGGGCTGATTGCGCTGTCGGGCGGGTATCAGGGCGAGTTGGCCCAAAGCGTGGGCGACGCGTCGGATTTCGACCGACGCGCTGCTGGGTTTGAGACCCTTTTCCCGGGGCGGTTTTACGTTGAGGTCAGCCGCACCGGTGCGCCCGAAGAGGAAGACTATTTGCACAAGGTGGTGCCGCTGGCCGCTGCACGCTCGTTGCCGCTGGTCGCGACCAACAGCGTACGGTTTATTGATCAAGACGATTTCGAAGCGCACGAAGCGCGCGTGTGTATTCACGAAGGGTACACACTCGACGACGAACGACGACCGCGTCAGACCACCGAGGCGCAGTATCTACGCAGCCCTGGGGAGATGGCCGCGCTGTTCGACGATTTGCCGGAGGCCTTGGCCAATACGGTTGAGATTGCTCGGCGATGCAACCTTGAATTGACGCTCGGTAAGAGTGTGCTGCCGGACTTTCCGGTGCCTGCCGGCGAGACGATCGAATCCCATCTGCGCAACGAGTCATTCAACGGGCTCACGCAGCGAATTGGTGACCATCCACCGATCGCGCTCGAACAGTATCACCAGCGATTAGACGTCGAGCTTGAAGTTATCAACAACATGGGTTTTCCCGGTTACTTCCTAATCGTCGCCGACTTCACACGCTGGTCTAGAGAGAATGATGTGCCCGTCGGCCCCGGGCGTGGTTCGGGTGCCGGTTCGCTTGTCGCGTTTTGTCTGGGCATTACCGATTTAGATCCATTGGAACACGATTTGCTGTTTGAACGATTTCTGAATCCCGAACGTGTTTCCATGCCCGATTTTGATATCGATTTTTGCATGGACGGTCGCGATCGGGTGATCGACTACGTGGCGACGCGCTACGGTCGGGATCATGTGGCGCAAATCATCACGTACGGCACGATGGCGGCTCGGGCGGTAGTGCGCGATGTGGGACGAGTGCTCGGTTACGGCTATAACTTTGTCGATCGCATTGCCAAGCTCATCCCATTTGAGATCGGGATGACGCTAGACGCCGCGCTCAAACAGGATGCAGAGCTCAAGAAGCTTTATGCCGAAGACAGTGAGGTGACGACGCTCATCGACCTGGCGCGACGCCTGGAGGGGCTTGCTCGTAATGCGGGCAAACACGCGGGCGGTGTGGTCATCGCGCCCTCACCGCTGACCGACTTTACCCCACTCTATTGCGAGGAGGGCGGCGCTAACGTTGTCACTCAACTCGACAAGGATGATGTCGAGGCAGCCGGCCTGGTGAAATTCGATTTTCTCGGTTTGCGCACATTGACCATTCTGGACTGGGCAACTAAAACGATTAACGGGCTGCGTGAGAAGAGTGGCGAGAAACCGCTCGATATGAACACGATCCCCATGGACGATCCGGCTACGTTTGACTTACTCAAACGATGTGCCACGACGGCGGTGTTCCAATTGGAATCGCACGGCATGAAAGACCTCATTAAGCGTCTGCAGCCCGACCGTTTTGATGACATTGTGGCGCTGGTGGCGTTGTTCCGACCGGGACCGCTACAGTCGGGCATGGTCGACGATTTCATCAAGCGTAAACATGGCGAAGAAGAGGTCGTCTATCCCCACCCTAAGCTGCGCACGATTCTCGAGCCGACCTATGGGGTGATTCTTTATCAAGAGCAGGTGATGCAGATTGCGCAAGTGCTGGCCAACTATTCGTTGGGCGGTGCCGATATTTTGCGTCGTGCGATGGGCAAGAAAAAACCCGAGGAGATGGCTAAGCAACGCGAGGTCTTCACACAAGGAGCAGTCGAACAAGGCGTGGAGCTTAAAACCGCCACGTACATTTTTGACCTCATGGAGAAATTCGCCGGCTACGGGTTTAACAAATCGCATTCGGCAGCCTATGCGTTGTTGTCGTATCAAACCGCGTGGCAAAAGGCGCATTACCCGGCGGCCTTTATGGCGGCCGTGCTGTCTTCAGATTTAGATAACACAGACAAGATTCTCACCCTTATCGAAGATTGTCGGGATATGCAACTTGAGGTGCTTGTGCCGAATATCAATCAAGGCCGCTATCAGTTTACGGTGGCCGGAGATAACCGTATCCACTATGGCTTGGGCGGTATTAAGGGGGTTGGCAAGGCGGCTGTTGTATCGATGCTCGATGTGCGCGATGCGGAAGGGCCGTTTACGTCCCTCGACGACCTCTGTCAGCGCATTGATTTATCCAGCGTGAACAAGCGCGTGCTCGAAGCGCTGATTAAGTCGGGCGCGCTCGATACGCTCGGCGACAATCGTGCAACGTTATTGGCGAACTTGCCTGAAGCGGTCAAAGCGGCCGAGCAAGCCGCGAGTGATGCCGCGGCCGGTCAGGATGATTTGTTTGGCGGGGGGGAAGTGAGCGTCGACGTGTCTCGTCGGACGTTTACCGTCAGTGAAATGGTTGAGCGCGAGCGTTTGGTCGCAGAGAAAGAGGCGCTTGGGTTGTGGTTGACCGGGCATCCGGTCGATGTCTACCGCAACGAACTCGATGCCCTGGTGGGCGGCGATTTATTGCAGATTTTGGGCCCGCCCAAACCTTCCGGTTCCGGCGGCTATGGGGCAAAACGCAACGTGCTGGTCGGCGGGCTGGTTGGTGATTTTCGCAAGCGGGGGAATCGCGTCAGTTTCCGACTCGAGGATCGTTCTGCGCGGTTGGAGGTGGTGTTGTTTGAAGACGTATACGAGCGTTACCGACACTTACTCCAGGCCGATCAAGTGGTATTGGTTGAAGGCGGCTTGCGTTACGATGACTTCTTAAACGACTGGAGTCTGCGCGCCTCGCGCGTTGAGGAATTGAGCGCCGCTCGTCAGCGCTACGCAAGTCACGTAGTGGTGCTTTGGAACCAGTCCATTGCGCAACAATCTCCCATGTTTGTGCAAGATTTGCAGTCGGCGTTGCAGCGCGCCGACGGCCCTTGCCCGGTGAGCGTCGAGTATCGCGGTGCTCGGGCCGCCGCGCGTTTAGCGCTCGGTGAGCAATGGCGGGTCAAACCCACCACGGAACTGCTGGAAGAACTGGCGGGCCTGGTCGGCGACAACGGTGTCAAAGTGGTGTATCCGCCGGGTGTTGCAAAATCGGGCGGCTTCGGTAATGGTTCGTCTTCCTACACCTCGCACTGA